In the Necator americanus strain Aroian chromosome X, whole genome shotgun sequence genome, TGCATCGGGAGAAACCAACGAACGAGGTGACACAATTGCCTACGGGCGTGCTCGGACGCAGGGGGTTCTGAAAACCGCATCGCCGAGAAGACATTGTATTGCTTCCTGGCCGAGAGTAACTGATCCTCACGCGCTTCATCGAGACGGAAATCGCAAATAGTAGGCGTGAGGGAAACTACATCCGGCGCGCCTTCGAATACTGCCCGAAGGTGGGTCACGCGATTCCTGCGGCGGACGAGACCTAGAACAAGTCCGTAGACAGGCTCTTGTAGAGTATCGGGAGACGCAAACACAAAACGAGCTGCTCTGAAGAAATAGCCCAAGTTATTTTCGAGCGCCGTCGTACGAGCAAAAAGCGGGACTGTGCTAAAACAGCGCTAGGGTTGCCGAGCGCCTGACGACTGGATTTAACGTCATAGACCCACACATAATCCTTAACCGAAACCATAGACTTATCAAATCCCCTACACGAGCTAACAACATTGATTGCATGCTGATCGAGCATTATGCAATACAAATTGCGACGATCGGGCCCTACGGTGAAAAAGTCCTCAGCTTCGAGGATAACGCCGGAACCCCATCCTGTTGAAACTACTTGGTAGAGGACAGGTCTAATACGATCACCAATAGGTGGTAGAGTTACAGTATCGTGACGACCCGAAGGAGTCTTCTCTACCGATTCGACGTCAACATCTGAATGTGAGCCCGCTAACACTTCCTGGATAATGTGGAAGGAACGCTGGCGAAACGCGATCGTATCCTCTAAATGCTGTAGTTCTATCAAGGGAATTGCGGGGGGTACTCCGTCCTCCGTTATCGGGATTAAGGGGAACAGCGTCCGGTTAAAACTCAGCTTAAGGTAGCCGGGGGTTACGGAGAACACGGACGGGACGCGGGTTAACGAACTTCGCCCATGGATGcaaattcttcaaataatgGTGGAAGCCAATCGGTGTCTCGCTCGGTATGCGTACTGGTCGGGGTATGAACTCTTCGTCGCGAACTGGGGACTGCTCAAGTTGCGCCAGGCGCCTCGCGGGACCACGACCCCGTCCCCTACTATAGCCTTTAGAGGAAGAAGGGTCTTCGTTACAGAATGATTGTGATGAACTACCGAATGCTAATGACGCTTCTGAAAAACTGGCCCAACTAGTATCGTCATGACTGAGAGACGCGGCTGCCCACGGCTTGGACGGACCCGGTGGAGGCGACGAGAAGGAACCTGAAGGTGTCGCAAAGCCACTACGGAAAGTGCGCTTAACTCGCTTCGTTGGTGGTGGCGAACTACCGCTAGAACAAGAAGACTCCACGTCGACTTCACCCGGAGTGGTGGCGCAGGCCGAGGAAACTTGGGATGCTGTGGGAATAATGGAGAGATTCTCCATAGATGCAGTAAGACGTACCGGATTATCGTCTGAGAAGAAAACCGTAGTGTCGACAGTCGCAGCTACactagtctgaacgtccgcCGGATCCCGCCTAAAATTCGGTGAGGGAGTAGAGCAGTCCATATCCTTGGTCGTAAAGTCGGGAGAGGAGGACAAAGCTGGTTGAGATGTTGACATCGCTTCACCCACGGACTCCCAGAAAAATATCTGCCGGATCTCGGCTATGAGAAGGAACTGAATGGCTGTCGGCCGACTTGCGGTCGAAAGGAACACTAGACTTGAAAGCTGACGGATCCCGGCTGAGAGATACACTAGACTTGAAATCGGCCGGTTCCCGGCTGATAAGagaggaggaaaaagaaaatgataaatgaCTGGTCTTAGCTTCGGCCGGTTCCCGGCTACAAAACGATGGGGCGCCAGGCCCCCTTGCGGGGGTGCGCCCCTTAGACCGGTCCAAGAAAGGCGGGTCGCCGTCAGAATACATAGAATAGACAGTTACCAGTATTGTCGGGTTTACCCAAACTTATCTGAAAATCAAAAGGTGAGAGATGTGCCgcaagccaaaaaaaaacaactcataACCACGAACACAACGCGAAGCAATAGACAGAAGGATTGGAATTGCGGCATCATCAAAGAGAAGTAGGAGAGATCATGACCAAAAGAGAGAAGTGGGAATAgagaaaagggaaataaaagTTGTCGTAGCTGGAAAGCCGAAGTACACGGCTAAACCGGAGTTCGTCGAGATCTGAAACGAGTGTTATAGGTATGTGTGACCGTATCAACGGATTGCCGGGGCTTCACTACTAGCTCATGTTTGTACCCGCACACCTCTTGTTCGGCCGCTTGAGCCACCCCCAGCGCACGGCCTTCCTCCACGGAAAGCCACGGGAAGGAGAACACCGGCCCGCACAGTTCGAAACATCTCTTGACTTGATTCATGTGCACTTTCCTAGGCGGGGACTGGGGGGACGAAACGCTGGTAATGGTGAGGTGCGGGTGATCGATCTCTATGACCCGAAACTAGCCCAGCCAGGGGTTGGACACCTTGCGAGAAAGCCCTAGGTGGGGCGTACAATCCGCGCAAAAAGACGCGATCACCAACTTTCACTTCGAGGGGACCCAAGTGGGACTGATCGTACTGATGCTTAAGCTTGCGACTTTGACGCTCGTTATAAGCTGCTGCTGCCCTCCAAGCCGCGTGAAGGGTAGACACGAGATTTTCTATATAGACGCGAGAATCATCATCTCCAGGGCTATGGCGCTGCAAATCGTGTTGGATCAATAAATCTATATTAAAGACCGGATCCCTCCCGTACATCAGGAAGAAGGGAGTGTTACCCGTGCTCGATTGTTCACTAGTGTTATACATGAAGGCACATGCCGCCACATATTTGTCCCAATCCGATTGATTATCGTTAATATATGCGCGAAACATCGGATGAAAAGTGGCGAAGACCCGTTCGCATGCGCCATTACCCTCATGGTGGTAAGGAGTAGTATAGTACCGGCTGATCTGCAGCAGCTCATCTATCTCGGAAACTACCTGTCCTTTGAAGTAGGAGGCGTTATCAGAGACAAGCTGGGTCATTACCCCAAACTTCAGAATGCATTCGGTCATTATTGCATGTGCTACTGTGACTGCTGAACAGTCAGGTAGCGGGGCTGCGATCACGAACTTAGTAAAGTGATCGAGTGATAATGCTATAATGTACTTGTTGCCAGATTCTGTGGTATGCAACGGCCCAGTTAGGTTTAGGTACACCTTGTCAAAAACCCCGCCGCTGATGACCGGAAGGAGACACTCCCGGTTCATCTGCTGCGCTCTCTTATGCTGACAAGGTACACAAGAGCGGACCAGAGCAAAATATCTTCTGCCATGTGCGGCCAAAAGTATTTCCGCGAAATCTTGGCTAACGTTTTGCGCCAGTTGAAGTGCCCACCTGCCGAAGGATTAGCATGGAGTGCCAAGAAAATAGGCTCACGCAACTTTTCTGGTACTACCAAGCGCGCGAATTGCGACGCAGAAGCCCGAGACGCTCCACTGACGTAGAGACATCCGTTACTTTGAATAGTACACTTCTCAGCGAGTGATAGAAAGGCAGGTTTTTCGGCATCCAAAAGGTGATCGGGGAACCTTTGCGCTTCAATCAATGTCATTATCGCTGAACACATAGGATCGGATTTCTGCTCAACTAAAGCATCGTAAAGATGAATGTTCACTAGACTCCCTGCGAACACTATCGGAGATCGCAGTGAGCGGATCTTCGGCCTACACATATTGATACTCATAGGGAATTCTATGATGTCGTCGGACTCCGGAGAGTCGTCCGAGAAGCAGACCCGGCTATTTGTGACACGAGAGAGGGCGTCTGCAACCACGTTCGAGGACCCCTTAAGGTACTCGATTGAGACATCGTAACTCTGAAGCTCAACTACCCATCGAGCTAGGTTATCATGAGTATGGTTGTGTTTCAGTAGAAACGTGAGTGGTCTGTGATCCGAACGAATTGTAGTGTGATTGCCGTATATGGTTGCACGAAGGAACCGAAGTGCGCTTATAATGGCAAACAGTTCGATATGAGTGGAACTCCATTTGCGCTGAGAATCGAGAATGCTTTACTGAAATAGCCTACAACAACTAATAGACCCCCTTCCTGGGTTTGCTTTTGGAATAAGGCGGCTCCCACGGCTGCCTAACTACTATCGGTATGCAAATAAAACTCATCATCGCGGGGAAAGGCTAAGTAAGGCTTAGACGAGAGACACTCTCTCAAGCGGAGGAAGGACTCCTGTTCCATTCCCCAGACAAACTTGGCCTTGTCTTTTAGAAGTACGTACAGAGGTGCGGCGattaaagagaaattttctatgaatttgCGGAAGAAATTTGCCATGCCAATAAAAGCTTTAACCTCTTTGATCGTGGAAGGTCTGGGAAACTCTCGGATCGCCCTCAGATTGCGGTCGATGGGGCTATAAGAATTGCCTGAAATCTCATGACCCAAGAAAGAAATCTTGGACCGCGCAATTTCTGTCAGCTTCTTACCCGAAGCCTTGATGTTGAACAAACGAAAATAAAGGACCTTCCTAAGGGAGGCCAAATGGCTCGGGAAGTCTTTGTCGAAGATAACAATGTCGTCTAGGTAGGCCAGGCAGTTGGCTTTTAAGCCTGCCAATAGAGAGAAATCGAGAGAAGTAGGCGCCGGTATTCTTAAGGCCAAAGGGAAGGTAGACGAACTGATACACTCCATGGTGGGTTGCCCATCCACATTTCTCCTGTCTCTCAGGTGATAACAAAAACTGCATATAACCTGACGCTAAATCCAACGTCGTATAGTATTTATGACCCGCTATCTTAGCGAGTATATCCTCGATCCGTAGCAAAGGGTAATGGTCGGGGATGGTAATCTTGTTAAGAGGACGGAAGTCGAGACAGACTCGAAGGGAACCGTCCTTCTTCTTTACTAACACTGTATTATGGATCCAAGGAGTATCACTCTCTACTATGTGACCTGCTCGAAGCAATTTGTTAATATGCTCATCGAgctctttctggaattttaccGGAATCCGTGGAGGTCTAAAGCGCGAAGGAGGAGTTTCACTGGTTGTCTTAATAACTATCTCGGTCTCTTCGTATGACCCTAAGTCATACGCATCACATGAAATGTGATCACTGAATTCATCGAAAAGCTCAAGCAGCTGCTGACGCTCCCGCTCCGAAACCTCCGCCCTCGGACAAGTCCAGCTTAAACGGCAAAGAACTATACTGAGTATCGGGGCATACCGCCACATTACAAACGTTACCTGCTACCGAATTTGTGTTAGGGAGGAAACGTAGCTATAGCGAAAGTCTCCACAGTGGCGTCTTCGTCGATCCGCACGGCGGAGGAAACCTGCTGGCCCTTACATAGGATCTCGGTCTTGGCCGAGGGGTTAGAGACCAGCAATCGCGTCGCACCTGCGTTAAAGACCACCGGGGAGACCATTAGCGAGCGATCACTCAGGTGGATGGATTGAGCGGCGAGAACAAGTGGGGAATGGTCCGCAACTTCAGAATAGCAAGGGACAACAGTTTCCGCGCTAGGCGTCAAGACTGTAGTCTCGGCGACGCACACGGGAATTTCTTCAGCGCCGTTTATAAGGTTGGCGGGGTCTGGTGCCGGAGCGTTGCATGAGATGCTGACTTGGTGATCGGCCATATAAAATGTACGGTTTCTACAATTTATACTCCACGGTGGCAAGCGACTAAGAAGGCCGTTGCCCAAGATAATATTGTAGGCTTCTGCCTCACTAGGAACGCACGCAGATTCCGTAAAATAGAAAGGCTGGTACAGGGTGGGCGAACCAACCTCAAATCGGAGATCAGCGTGACCGCCAAGCTTGACAGGCACACCTGCCATGCCTATTGCGCACGGTGTATCGCTGTCCCCCATCGCAAACACCCCCAATAAGGGCGCCGTATCCCTAGAAGTTATAGTAATAGCGGCGCCAGTATCTATTAACGCTAGGATGAGGACCCCATTGACTCTAACTGGAATTTGTGCCACAAAGAACTGGTCTCTGTTGGCAATAGCCAAGACTTCTACAGGGACAGAGGTGCGTTGTCGCAGCCATGCCGCGATTACCCTCAAGAAAATACGGCCTATAATTACTACTAACCCATTGACTACACGAGCCGCCTCCAAAAGGATGGTGATTTGATGTTGTTTCGAAGAAACATCTTTCTCAAATCAGTGGGCACCTCCGCCCTATTACTGTAGTTCGTTAACCATGGCTCGCCAAACGAGAGGGACGCATCTTTTCTATCTCCTTTCATCCAACTGATCCTCAtttcttgttcatttcatttccaacACTTGTAATCCTTTAGATTCGTGTTTACCAGGACACCTGGAAAACAGAACCAACAACAATCGATAAtcaatagagaaaaataaatcaaaattaaacaaGAAAGCAAATGAAACTCACAGCTTTTCATCAAATCCTgatcttttattttcactatCACTTTAACAGTGCGGTCACTCTGGATTTTGAGCATTGTCTTTTCCACATCCTCCCGCACCAGATACGAGAAGATAGCCTTCTCTTTCATTATTGTCTAGACCTTAACACAACTGAACTTTAATTCTCCTGACACTGTCGGCATAATTCGCCACACTGCGTGTAAATCGTCGGCTAGACGCATCAAtcgctgaaaaaagaagagagagaacTAACACATAGAGAACTTCTATTTTGCTATAATCAACTCACTACTCCAAGAGCACGATTCTTTCTCTCTGACTCTTGGAAAAGATCTTCAAGGAACTTTCTCTCCTGCACAACCTTATTACGTTCCTCTTTCAACATCCGAAGTGGTCCTTCGAAGGGCTCCTATTAAACACAAGGAGAAACATAGATCATTCTCACATAACTCTTGTTTTCTCTCATGAAGTAAtggtacaaataaaaaaaagaaaattaatataaaacaCTTTGCTCACTTCTACGTCCCTCGCTATTGCGTAGGACCACCCCACTGGTGTATCACTTCGCTTGTTCTTTTCTCATAATGGAACTGacatattttttctcctgtttgcTTCCTTTCACAAATCTGTAAAACTTTCAAATATGCGCGGAAAACatgtaatttatttaaaataaaataaaaaaacaagaggtAGCAATACACGTACGACCAACTCAGACAGAGTTCACTGAACTTGcggaaaacaaaataacaaagaacaaagaacAGCAACCAATGCAGGTTTGTGCAAACGTTGCGACTGCTCCCAGTACCGTGTTAGGTAATCCAGCCATGTTTGCGCACCAGCTGTTCACTTCTACAGTAGCGCCATAATCTTGCAGATAGGAATGGGAATAAcaagtataaataatattaaaatttctatattttaataTCATAACCATCTTCTCTCCTACTACGACTCCACCCCCATAGTGTAAGAATTAAAACATACTTTCGTCCCAAATCAAAAGCCAACCGTTCAACATCCTACACTTCGGTGCTCCTTCCAAGAGATCCTGTCTCTACTCCACTCTTTTCACTGTCCTCTTTACTACTCTAATACCCCACTCTATCAATGCAAAATTACACCCCCTctcccatttttttaaaacaatcaTTCATCTATACTACTTAACAAAGATACCAGTCTACGTAACACACCTCTTACTCAACAGAGCAACCACATTGCTGCCCGTTAGTGTAGTAAACGAGTATGCCTATTAACGACGCATCAACTACCTCCAACAATCAATCTCATCTTCCCAATTCCAAACTAATCAACTTCCTTTCGCAGATACACTTTGTaaaagtacattttttttctctgaatcctttctttcttttaaaaaaagagtcacaaaagattattttttctctctaatcaaacaaaaacaaatacagtagTTAACTATCATAACATAAATATGCGTATAGAGCTTTCATAGATTTTATGAATAGTTCTAATACCGACACACTCAATTCTAACGACGAACTCCTATCATCGGAAGATATTATCAAGAAAACTGCtttcaagagaaaaggaagatcACATTCGTGTAATCAACCAAAACGCCAACAACAAGAACCCGTATCAACTCAAAGCGCTTCTCGATCAAGAAATCCTTCGTGCCCTGCAACTTCATCTTCTCCCTCACCAACAGCAGCAACCACTAGAGAAGCAACAACTCCCCTTTCCAACTACGATCTTATATCGACCGAAACTATTCACAAAACCCCAATGTCAAACATGGATGCATAGAACTTCGCTGACCGTTTGGACAGAGTTTTCGACAATGAGTCTATCCTCATACTGCACAAAACTTCCCACACTCTCTGAAGATCAAGGAGGTAAAGGATTGATgagttttctagaaaaattcaacGAGATAGGCAATATCATGGGCCTAACCGAACACACAATGGTTCGTCTTCTACCAGCTCATTTGGAAGAAGTAGCTAAAGCAGTTTTTGATAGTTTCACTAATCTCGAAAAGCAAAATCGGCGGTGTGCTGTTTCCAAATTACAGCAACACTTCTCCACAGACCATCATCTTGACTTAGCTGGAGAAAAACTTATGGACATGAAATTGGATCCGTCCAAATCTCCTAGCGTATTTATCAACAGAATTTGACGAGACTTTTTGGACGTATATCCGAATAATGACTATAAGGAAAAACGTGAATTCCTTTAAACAACCATTTTTACCAATGGTCTTCTATCCGCCGTCAAACAAAAACCCAAATTGCTCGGTCCCTTTCCATTTTAGGATTACAAGCAACTGCTTACAGAACGTATCTTCAACCTAACATGTCCCGATCCCTCATCTTCTAAAAGCAAAGAACTTATAGctaaaattgataaaattcTTTATAAGATGGAGGAGTCACCAATCAATAGAATTTCTAAACCACAAATCTCCACATCGCAAAAGTTTGCCGCAATATTTACAAAACTACCATTCCCCACACAATAATACATGCTTTCGATCCTTCtataacaaaagaaattattaCCACAATGATAACAATCGCCACGTACATTTCACCTCTTCTCCGCGACAGAACTTTAACCAAAGGTATCATAGTAaaccattttccaaaaaaaaacgattttgatctacttcaccccctccccccccccaaccGTTTCGCAACTAGACGTCAACCCCTCTTCCGCAGAAACGGGGACATAAATTCCATTTCCGCCAATTTCGCAACTGAAATCCTGCTCTAACACGCTTTTCGTCCTTGCACTTACCTGCatatttctctcttcttccttcGCAGTTTTGCACGGTTATCAACTCTGTACAGCAGGATATTCGGGACGACCAGTAGCTTACCCCGAAGCCACGTCATGTTCTCATTTCCCTAATTCTTCAATCATCATGGTTACAACAGCAATTGTCTTTGTAGAATGAACTGAACCCTTCCCTCTACCAGCCTTCCATTGCtttaacaaaataaagaaaatatatgcTTCATCATACTTGCTTATATCCTTATCAGTTAACAATGATGAGGAGTACACCTTGTAGAGCACTCACTCTGTCATTCATTAAGcgattcaaaaattaaaaattcatgGGCTTTCCTTTGAAAC is a window encoding:
- a CDS encoding hypothetical protein (NECATOR_CHRX.G23730.T1) — its product is MSTSQPALSSSPDFTTKDMDCSTPSPNFRRDPADVQTSVAATVDTTVFFSDDNPVRLTASMENLSIIPTASQVSSACATTPGEVDVESSCSSGSSPPPTKRVKRTFRSGFATPSGSFSSPPPGPSKPWAAASLSHDDTSWASFSEASLAFGSSSQSFCNEDPSSSKGYSRGRGRGPARRLAQLEQSPVRDEEFIPRPVRIPSETPIGFHHYLKNLHPWAKFVNPRPVRVLRNPRLP
- a CDS encoding hypothetical protein (NECATOR_CHRX.G23731.T1), whose protein sequence is MVEANRCLARYAYWSGDAAAHGLDGPGGGDEKEPEGVAKPLRKVRLTRFVGGGELPLEQEDSTSTSPGVVAQAEETWDAVGIMERFSIDAVRRTGLSSEKKTVVSTVAATLV
- a CDS encoding hypothetical protein (NECATOR_CHRX.G23732.T1); its protein translation is MNRECLLPVISGGVFDKVYLNLTGPLHTTESGNKYIIALSLDHFTKFVIAAPLPDCSAVTVAHAIMTECILKFGVMTQLVSDNASYFKGQVVSEIDELLQISRYYTTPYHHEGNGACERVFATFHPMFRAYINDNQSDWDKYVAACAFMYNTSEQSSTGNTPFFLMYGRDPVFNIDLLIQHDLQRHSPGDDDSRVYIENLVSTLHAAWRAAAAYNERQSRKLKHQYDQSHLGPLEVKVGDRVFLRGLYAPPRAFSQGVQPLAGLVSGHRDRSPAPHHYQRFVPPVPA
- a CDS encoding hypothetical protein (NECATOR_CHRX.G23733.T1); the encoded protein is MWRYAPILSIVLCRLSWTCPRAEVSERERQQLLELFDEFSDHISCDAYDLGSYEETEIVIKTTSETPPSRFRPPRIPVKFQKELDEHINKLLRAGHIVESDTPWIHNTVLVKKKDGSLRVCLDFRPLNKITIPDHYPLLRIEDILAKIAGHKYYTTLDLASGYMQFLLSPERQEKCGWATHHGVYQFVYLPFGLKNTGAYFSRFLSIGRLKSQLPGLPRRHCYLRQRLPEPFGLP
- a CDS encoding hypothetical protein (NECATOR_CHRX.G23734.T2), yielding MAGVPVKLGGHADLRFEVGSPTLYQPFYFTESACVPSEAEAYNIILGNGLLSRLPPWSINCRNRTFYMADHQVSISCNAPAPDPANLINGAEEIPVCVAETTVLTPSAETVVPCYSEVADHSPLVLAAQSIHLSDRSLMVSPVVFNAGATRLLVSNPSAKTEILCKGQQVSSAVRIDEDATVETFAIATFPP
- a CDS encoding hypothetical protein (NECATOR_CHRX.G23734.T1) codes for the protein MGDSDTPCAIGMAGVPVKLGGHADLRFEVGSPTLYQPFYFTESACVPSEAEAYNIILGNGLLSRLPPWSINCRNRTFYMADHQVSISCNAPAPDPANLINGAEEIPVCVAETTVLTPSAETVVPCYSEVADHSPLVLAAQSIHLSDRSLMVSPVVFNAGATRLLVSNPSAKTEILCKGQQVSSAVRIDEDATVETFAIATFPP
- a CDS encoding hypothetical protein (NECATOR_CHRX.G23735.T1), encoding MNSSNTDTLNSNDELLSSEDIIKKTAFKRKGRSHSCNQPKRQQQEPVSTQSASRSRNPSCPATSSSPSPTAATTREATTPLSNYDLISTETIHKTPMSNMDA
- a CDS encoding hypothetical protein (NECATOR_CHRX.G23736.T1), translating into MSLSSYCTKLPTLSEDQGGKGLMSFLEKFNEIGNIMGLTEHTMVRLLPAHLEEVAKAVFDSFTNLEKQNRRCAVSKLQQHFSTDHHLDLAGEKLMDMKLDPSKSPSVFINRI